DNA from Streptomyces sp. NBC_01476:
CTACGCCTCGCTGGCCACCGGTTCGTGACCCGGGAACAGGCGACCGTCCGGCGGATCGGTCCGGCGGTGGCCGGTACGGTCGGTGGCACCGGTACGGCGCGGCCGGCCGGCGGCAGGGGCGCGGCGGGAAGCGCCGGCAGGGCGAGAAGTGAGGAGACGGCGGTCAACCGGTCCCAGGAGCGCGCGGCTTCCGAACTCTTCCAGGCGGTCTACCCGCGGCTGGCCGGCTGGTGCCGCCGGCTGGTGGACGACGACGGGACCGCGCACGAGATCGCCTCCGAGTCCTTCACCCGGCTGTGGGCCCGCTGGACGAAGGTCGAGGAACCCACCGGCTTCCTCTTCGTGACCGCGGCCAACCTGGTGCGCGACCACTGGCGCAAGATGGAGCGCGAGCGGCGTGCCCTGCGCCGGGTCAAGACGGAGGAAGCGGTGAAGCAGCAGCCGGAGTCGGCCGACCCGTCGGTACGGATGCTTGTCCAGTCGCTGCCCGAACGGCTGCGCGACCCCGCGCTGCTCTACTACTACGCCGATCTGCCGGTCCGTGAGGTCGCCTCACTGCTGGGCCGTAACGAGGGAACCGTCAAAGCCGATCTGCACGCCGCCCGCGAACTGCTGCGCGCCCAACTCAGGGGACACCATGACCGGATTTCCTGACGACCGCCCCGGCGGCGTCCCCGATGGTCCCGGCGCCCCTCGTGTTCCGGACGGCACCGGCAGCCCCGGCGGTCCCGGCGGTCCCGGCGCGGCCGGCAGCCCCGAAGTGCCGGGTTCCCTGGACGGCGCCGGCTCCCCCGACCCGCTGGAGCCGCTGCTGCGCCACCCGGCGCCCTTCCTGCCCGCGCCGCCCGGCTCCTTCGAGCGGATCCGGCGCAAGGCCGCACGCCGCCGCCGGGCCAGGGCCGCGGTGGGCGGGTCCGCCGCCGTGGCGGTGATCGCCGGCGCGTTCTACCTGGCCGGGTCCTTGCACACCGGGGGCGGCGACGAGGTGGTGGGGCCGCCCGCGAGCAGCCTGCGGAGCACGTCCGCGCCCGCGCCCACCCGCACCACGACCGCGCCGCAGGCCCCCGAGTCCGGTACCACCGGTTCACCGCAGACCCGGCCCACTCCGCTCGCCCCCGCACCGACCACCACCGCCGGCCCGACCAGCACCGGATCCACACCCTCCGCCGGCGCCACCGCCCCGCCGGCCGGCACCCCGATGTGCACGGCCGGCCAGCTCAGCGCGGAGCTCAGCGGCGGCGACGCGGGAGCCGGGAACCTCTACTCCTATCTGGTCTTCACCAACACCAGTAAGACCGCCTGCCACCTGGCCGGTTTCCCCGGACTGTCGCTGCTGGACGCCGACGGCAAGCAGATCGGCGATCCCGCGACCCGCGAGCCCGTCGATTACAGCGTGGTGGTGCTGAAGCCCGGCGGGAACGCAAGCGACACGGTGCACACCATCAATCACCAGGGCACCTGCCTGCCGACCTCTGCCCAGGTACGGGTCTATCCGCCGGGCAGCAGGGCGTCACTGGTCTTCCCCGGGCAGCTCACCAACTGCGACAACCTGCTCGCGATCACCCCGCTGACCGCCGGCCGGACGGGCAACCCGCCTTCGTGAGCGGTTCGCAGGCCGTTCGTGGGCGGTGACGGCCGGGCCCGTCCCCGGTCGTGCCGTCACGGGTCGTGCCGTCGGGCTGTCGTGCCGTCAGGCCGGGGACGCGCCCGGGAGCAGCGCGGCCAGCGCCTTCTTGTCGGGCTTGCCGCCGGGCGCCACCGGTACGGCGTCGAGGACCGTGATGGTGGCGGGGACGGCCGGCTCGCCGAGCGCGGTGCGGACGGCGGTACGCAGGGCGTCCTCGTCGGGCTTGCGGCCGTCGGCCGGGACGACGAAGGCGTGCGCGGCCTCGCCGGTCCGGTCGTCGGGTGCGCTGATCACATAGGCCTGGTCCACATCGGGGTGGGCGGCCAGTGCCGTCTCGATCGCCCCGGCGTAGTAGAGGATGGCGTTGACGAAGACGACGTCCCTGGCCCGGCCCACGAGCCGGAGGAAGCCGTCGGTGCCGAGGGCGCCGAGGTCCCGGGTCCGGAACCAGCCGTCGCGCACCACCTCGCGGGTCTGCTCGTCGTCGTACCAGTAGCCGGTCGCCTGACCGCCGGTCCTGACCCAGATCTCGCCCGCGGTGCCGGCCGGTACGGGCTGCCCCTGCGGGTCGCGGATCTCCAGCGCGATGCCCGGCATCGGCCGGCCCACCGAGTCCCGTACGCGGTCCCGGTGTTCAGCGAGGTCCGCCGGGGTGAGCAGCGCGAGCATGCCGGTCTCGGTGAGGCCGTAGCCCTGGTGCAGGGCGTGCCCGAGCCGGTCCGCGGCCTCCGCGAGCCGGTGCGGGGGCAGGGGTGAGCCGGCCACGAGCAGTACCCGCAGGCTGCTCAGGTCCGTCGGGGTCCCCTGCTCGCCGCGCAGGGTGTCCAGCACCTGGTAGAGGCGGGGGACAGTGCACAGGCAGGCGGTGATGGCGTGGCGTTCCCAGACCCGCGGGAACTCCAGCGGCTCTTCCGGGATGACCGCGGTGCCGCCGTTGAGCAGGCAGAGGGCGAGGTGTTCCAGCATCACCGCGCTGGTGAGGGTCCCGAAGACCAGGAACCGGCCGTAGCCGGACGCCAGTTGATCGATGACAGGGTTGCGGCGGGCGGGCTGCCAGCTCCAGGCCTCGGTCAGTGAGCGGTAGGTCTGGGCGGCGCCCTTGGGGCGGCCGGTGCTGCCGCTGGTGAGCGTGATCAGGGCGAGGTCGTCGGGCCGGCCGCGGGGGACGAGTTCGTCCCCGGCGAGGGGGGCGGCGGCCTCAAGGTCCCGTTCGGTGGTGAGGACCCGCAGACCCGCGGCGGCCCCGGCCAGCTCCGGTGTCAGGGTCGACTCGTCGGCGATCACCACCTCGATGTCCTCGGCCAGTACGGCGGCGAGTTGCGGCGGGGTGAGTCCCGGGCGCAGGCCGGTGACCCGGCAGCCGAGCAGGTGGGCGGCGATCTGGGCGGCGAAGCCGGCCGGGGTGACGGCGGTGGTGACGGCGACTCCGGTGCCCCGGCCGAGGCCGGCCGCCCGCAGGCCGGCGACGCTGTGCCGTACCAGGTCGAGGACCTCGCCGCGGGTCACCGGGCGGGTCCGGAATTCGAAGGCCGGGAGGTCCGGCCGGTGGCGGAACGCGTCCACCAGCGCCTGCGGAAATACCGATTCGGCCGGATTGCTCATGGCTTCCTCCGATCCGGGACGGATGATCACGGGGTCGATTTCGGCCACACAGAAAACTCTTGGGAAACGCCCGCGCGCCGCCCCGGCGGCGGGTGCCCGCAGGTGCGGCCTACCGACGCCGAAGCTATCCGCCCGTAGTGAATCATGACCTCTCGATCCGGTGTGATATGGATCACATTGCGAGGTCTGGATACCTCCTTTAACTCTCAACTACGGTGGGCGCACTACCTTCGGAACCGGGAGGGCACATGTCCGGAGAAGAGCGGTTCGATTATCTCGTCGTGGGCGCGGGACCGGCCGGAATCCAGGCGGCATATTTCCTGGAGCAGGCCGGACGCGACTATCTGGTGGTGGAGGCGGGCGAGGCCCCCGGCACCTTTTTCACCAGATTCCCCCGGCACCGGACACTGATATCCATCAACAAGGTGCACACCGGCTGGGACGACCCGGAGCTCAATCTCCGCACCGACTGGAACTCACTGCTCTCGGCCGGCAACGCCCCACTGTTCACCGCGGTCACCCCCCGGTACTTCCCCGCTGCCGACGACCTCGTCGGCTACCTCGCGGACTTCGCCGAGACCCACAAGCTGAACATCCGGCACAACACGCGCATCACCGCCATCACCCGGCCGCCCGCCGAAGACGGCGGCGCCCGCGGTGACTTCCGGGCCGCCGCCGAGGACGGCACGGTCTTCCGGGCCCGGCGGCTGATCGTGGCCACCGGCCTGACCCGGCCGTACATCCCGCCCATCGAGGGCGCCGAACTGGCCGACAGCTACCACGACGTGTCCGTCGACCCGGCCGACTTCACCGACCAGCGGGTGCTGATCATCGGCCGCGGGAATTCCGCCTTCGAGACCGCGGACAATCTCGTGGAGACCGCCGCGGTGATTCATGTGGCGGGACCTGGCGCGCTGCGGCTGGCCTGGCAGACCCACTTCGTAGGACATCTGCGGGCGGTGAACAACAACTTCCTTGACACCTATCAGCTCAAATCGCAGAACGCGCTCCTCGACGGCGAGATCATGAGCATCAAGCGGGACGGGGAAAACGGTCCTTACCGGGTCGCGGTGAAGTTCGTACGGGTGGAAGAAATCATCAAGGAGATACCGTACGACCGGGTGATCCTGGCCACCGGCTTCCGTTTCGACGCCTCCCTTTTCGGCCCGGAATGCCGGCCGGAACTCACCATAAAGGACCGCTTTCCGGCCCAGACCGCGGCCTGGGAATCCCCCAACGTGCCCGATCTGTATTTCGCCGGGACCATCACCCAGGTACGTGACTTCAAGAAGTCCACCAGCGGATTCATCCACGGTTTCCGGTACGGGGTACGGGCGCTCCACCGCATTCTGGAGCAGCGTTACCACGACGAGCCCTGGCCCCGGCGTGAGCTGGCCGCCGGCCCGGAGGCGGTCGCCGACGCGATCATCACCCGGATCAACCGCACCTCGGCGCTGTGGCAGCTCTTCGGCTTCCTCGCCGACACCGTGACCGTCGCCCCCGGCGGAGCAGCGGCCTACCACGAGGAAGTGCCGCTCGCCCATCTCCACCAGGCCGTCGCCGAGGGCGATTTCGGCCCTGTCGACCGCTACTGCGCGATCACGCTGGAATACGGCGCCGACCACGACAAGGTGAATCCCTTCGACATCTCGGTGGGCCGGGTGGCGCAGGCCGACACCGGCGGCCTCGACGGCCGCTATCTCCATCCGGTGGTCCGGCTCTTCCGGGCCGGGGAACTCCTCGCCGAACACCACCTCACGGAGAACCTGGAGAACGAATGGGACCGTGAAGAAGTCCACCGTGTACCACTGGTGCGCTTTCTGACCGAGCACCTCCAGCCGGAAACCGCAGCTTCGAGCCCGTCGTGACCCCCGGCCGCGACCGCCCGCCCACCGTCCTTTCTGAGCTGCGCGAGAAGGCACGCACCCGGCTCGACCCGGTGCACTGGGACTTCTTCGAGGGCGGCGCGGGCACCGAGACCGCCCTGGCGGAGAACGAACGGGCGTTCCGCCGGCTCGCCCTGCTCCCCCGGGTGCTGCGCGGCGCGGGCCCGGCCGACACCGCCGTCACGCTGCTCGGCGACCGGGCCGAGCTGCCGGTCGTGGTCTCCCCCACCGCCTTCCACCGGCTGGCCCACCCCGACGGCGAACTGGCCACCGCCCGCGCCACCGCCGCGGCCGGCACCGTACTGATCACCTCGATGGCGGCCACCACGGCGGTGGCCGAGGTGACCGCCGCGGCCCGGTCGGTACGGGCCGACGCGGCGGTCTGGTTCCAGCTCTACCTCCAGCCGGCACCGGGAGTGACCGAGGAACTGGTCCGGCGGGCAGAACAGGCGGGCTGCGGCGCGCTGGTGGTGACGGCCGACTCGCCGGTCTTCGGCCGCAGGGCCCGGGACGACCACAACGGCTTCCACGACCTGCCCGCCGGCCTCACCGCCGCGAACATGCGCGATCTGCCCGGTGCGCCGCCGGGCGGAACCCGGGACATCGCGATGTCCCCGGCGCTCTCCTGGGACGACCTGCGCCGCCTGCGGGCGGGCACCCGGCTGCCGATCGTGCTCAAGGGCGTGCTCCACCCGGACGACGCCCGGCGGGCCGCCGACGAGGGCGTGGCCGCGCTGCTCGTCTCCAACCACGGAGGCCGCCAGCTCGACGCGGCCCCGGCGACGGTCGACGCGCTGCCGGCGGTCGTCGCGGCGGTCGGCGACCGGCTGCCGGTCCTGCTCGACGGCGGGGTACGGACCGGCTCCGACGTGGTGATCGCGCTGGCCCTGGGCGCCGCCGCGGTGGGCATCGGCCGTCCGGCGCTGTGGGGCCTGGCCGCCGAGGGCGAGGACGGGGTGGCCCAGGTGCTCGCGGAGTTGCGGGCCGACGTGGCGCAGGTGATGACCCTGTGCGGCGCCCGCGACCGCGGTGACCTGAGCCGCGGCCAGGTGGTCGTGCGCGGGCAGGGGACAGCGCCGTGCTGAGACCCGCCGCCACGAGGGAAACCGGCAGGACCGTATGCCGACTGTGAAAGGTGACCGGATGCTGAAGCGACTCGCCGTCACCGCGGTGGCGCTGTCCACCCCCTACTGGCTGCCGAAGGCCGTCGTCGGGCTGCGGGTCAAGGTCTTCGCCAAGGTGAACGGACCCGAAGGCGTCGTGGTGCCCAACGAGCAGGTGTCCCCTGAGCGGTTCGCCGAGCTGTACGGGCACCCGGCGGCGAACGGCCGCAGCCGCGGGGCGGGCCTGTCCGACCTCTTCTGGTACTGGCTGGCCCCCGGCCCCGAGGTCCACCAGGAGCATCTGGAACCCGGCCCGCGCTACGACGCGGTGGCCCGCACCACCAGCGCGATCCTGGCCGGCGGCAGCGCCGAACTGTCCGCTGCCGCCACCCGCTGCGCCGCCGCCGTCCTGGACGAACTCGTGCCCGGGGAGGTCGCCCTGGTCCGGCTGCGCGACCTGATGATGCCCGTCTGGGCGGAGTTCTTCTACGAGCTGGTGTTCCGCGAGCCGTGTCCGCCGCAGGCCCGCCGGCTCATCGTGGACAACGCCGAGGACGTCATCAACTCCCTGAAGAACACCAGGCTGCGGCACATGGACCGGCGGGCGAAGCTCACCCGCTACCTGGTGCGCCGGCTGGCCGCAGGCGAGGTGCCGCACGAACTCCCCGCCGAACTGGCCACCTTGCGCGACCGGGCCCACTACCTCCAGGGCGCCTTCTTCAACACCGCCGTGGTGCAGATGTCGGAGGCGATGGCCCATCTGCTGCTGGTACTGGCCGCCCGGCCCGGCATCCAGCAGCGGCTGGCCGAACACCCTGACGACGACCACGAGTTGGGCAATGTGATGAACGAGACGCTGCGGATGTATCCGCTCTTCGGCATCGCGCACCGCATCACCACCGCGGACATCGATCTGGGCGAGGGCATCAGTTACCCGGCGGGCACCGTCCTCTGCTTCGACTACCCCGCCTACCACGCGACCGGCTACACCGACCCGGAGCGGTTCGACCCCGGGCGGTGGGACCGCCTGTCGGTCAAGGAGGCCCACCACATCCCCTTCGGCGTCGCCACGAACCGGCCGTGCCCGGCGTGGCGGCTGGCCCCGCTGGTGATGCGGGCGGTCACCCGTGAGGTGCTGCGCCGCTTCACCCTGCACTCCACGGTGTCCCACACCCGGTCCATCCCGCACCGCGCGCCCTGTCTGCTGGTGGCCAGCGACCATCCGCTGCCGCGCCACCGGATCGCGGCGACGCTGGCCTTCCTGCGGCTGCGCGACCGCTGGGAGGACGTCGGCCGCAGCCTGCTGCAGTTCGGGCTCGGCGGCGCGATGGTGCTCGACGCGCGCCGGTCCCGGCCGGCCGAGCGGTACTTCGCACGGCACGACACCCAGGGCCGGCCGCTGGAGAGCACCCCCGCCACGCCACCGGGCTGCCCGTACCACCCCTGACAGCACCTCCGGGTCCCCGCGTCCCCCGCTTCTCTCTCCCCCCGCACGCCCACCGCCGAAGGGCCATCCCGTCATGTCCGCGACTTCGCTCGGTACCGCCTTCCTGCTCGCCGCCGTCGTGATCCTGGTCGTCTGCCGGATCGTCACCTGGGCGCTGCGGCCGCTGCTGCAGCCCCCGGTGGTCGCGGAGATGGTGGCCGGTGTGCTGCTCGGACCGTCCGTCCTCGGGCTGATCGCCCCCGGCGTGGAGCACTCGCTCTTCCCGGCCGAGCTGCGACCGGTGCTGTATGTGGCAGGTCAGCTGGGTCTTGCCCTGTTCATGTTCCATGCGGGGTACGAGTTCCGCGTCGACCGGATCCGGCCGGTGGCCCGGCAGGCGGGGGCCATCTCACTGGCCGGCATCGCGGTGCCGCTGGCGCTGGGCAGCGGGCTCACCTGGGCCGTCCACAGCTCGGTGCACACCTCACCGCCGGGTGTCCCGGTGCACATCACGGCGATCTTCGTGGGCGTCACCCTGTCCATCACCGCGTTTCCCATGCTGGCCCGGATCATCACCGAACGCGGCCTGACCGGCACGGTGTTCGGTACCGTCTCGCTGGCCGCGGGCGCGCTGGACGACGTGGTGGCGTGGGTGCTGCTGGCCGGTGTGCTCAGTTTGTCGCGGGGCAGTTCCGGCCCGGTGCTGCTGGCGGTCATCGGGGGGCTCGGCCTGGTGGTGGTGCTCGCGGTGCTTCTGCGGGTGCGGGACCGGGTGGCGCGGGCGGTGAGCGGGCTGCCGCCGCAGCAACTGGTGCTCGGTGTCGTGCTGCTGCTCTGCCTGGCCGCCTGGTACACCGACCGGATCGGCCTCTACGCGGTCTTCGGCGCCTTCAGCCTCGGGGTCGCCTTCCCGCGCTCCCCCGCCATCGAGCGGGCGGTGCAGGCGACGGCCCCGCTGAGCAACGCCCTGCTGGTGCCGCTCTTCTTCACCTACTCCGGTCTCAACACCGACACCGGGCTGCTGGGTGATCCCGCCCTGCTGGCCTTCGCCGCGGGCTGCATCCTGTGCGCGATCGCCGGCAAGTTCGCGGCGTGCTGGCTGGCCGCCCGGGCAGTGGGGCAGAGCGGTCCGGTGGCCCTGCGGATCGGCACCCTGATGAACGCCCGCGGGCTGATGCAGCTGATCGCGATCAATGTGGGGCTGGCGGAGGGAATCGTGACGCGCTCGATGTTCACCGTGCTGGTGCTGGTCGCGCTGGTCACCACGATGATGGCCACCCCGCTGCTGGCCCTGTGGGACCGGCTGGACGGCGGCCTGAAGGCGGTGGACGACCCGCCCCCGGCCGCTCCGCGGCCGGCGGTGGAGGCCGCGGTGGACAGCCGGGCCGGCGCGGACGGTGCGCGCGGGTGACCGGCCACCCCTGATCAGGGGATTTCCCGGGTTCTTTGCCTCTGGGGCAAGCCTTTTGCCTCAGAGGCACAAACGGTGTTCCATGGACTCATGGAAGCGATCCGAACCGCGGCTCAGGCCCCCGACGAGGAACTCGTCCTGGCCCCCCGCCTGCGTGAGCGGCGGCGCGCCAGCGGACTGACCCTGGAGGCCGCGGCCCACCGGCTCGAACTGTCGGCGGCGCATCTGTCCCGGCTGGAATCGGGACTGCGGCAGCCGTCGCTGCCGGTGCTCCTGGGGCTCGCCCGGTTGTACGGAACCACCGTCTCCGACCTGCTCGGGGAGACGTCCGCCGAACCCGACCCCATCGTACGCGGCGACCGGATGGCACCGGTACCGGCCGGCGGCTGGACGTACTGGCGGGCCGGCGGCACCGGCCGGGCCATGCAGGCGCTGCGGGTGCACGTGCCGGCGCGGGCCCAGCAGGAACTCGTGCGGGTGCACCCCGGCGAGGAGTGGCTCTATGTCACCGCGGGCGAACTGCAACTGACCCTCGGGGAGCGCACCCACCGGCTGCACGTCGGGGACGCGGCCCACTTCGACTCACTGGTGCCGCACCGGCTGGCCGCGGCCGGCTCCGGCGGGGTCGACCTGCTTTTCGTCCACACCCTGATGCAGAGCGAGACCTCGGCTCTGTGCATCGGACCGCAGGACGCCACCGACCACCGAGGAGAACGGCGATGACCATGAGCGAGACCGAACCCACCGTCGATGCCACAGAGGCCGTCGAGCCGGTGGTCGCCCGCACCACCAACGGCACCGAGCGCCGCAAGGAGCGCGGCGTCGTCATCCGGGTACTCGTCTACGTCGCCGTCGCCCACCTCATGGCCTTCTACCTGTGGCTGATGTTCGCGGTGATCGGCAAGCACTGACCGGACACCGCCGCCTCCGGACGCGGCATGGAGCGGCCGGCCCCCGAAACGGGGGGCCGGCCGCTCCATGCCGCGTCCGCCGCGGGTTCCGCCGAGACCCGTATGGCGCACAGCCGGGCGTGATCGAATGGGCGGCACGCCAGAGCAGATGAAAGAAGGCACCGATGTCGCTGCCCCCCGACGCGTGGCCCCCCGGCCTCCTCGACCGCCTGCACGCGCTGTACGAGGACCTGCACCGGCATCCCGAACTCTCCGGCCACGAGCACCGCACCGCGGGAAAGGCCGCGCGGGCACTGGCCGACGCGGGGTACGAGGTCACCGAGGGCGTCGGCGGCACCGGCGTGGTGGGCGTACTGGCCAACGGCGCCGGTCCTGTCGTGATGCTGCGCGCCGACATGGACGCGCTGCCCGTAGCGGAGGAGACCGGTCTGCCGTACGCCTCGCAGGTGTACGCCGACGGGCCGGACGGGGGGCCGGTACCGGTGGCGCACGCCTGCGGCCATGACATGCACGTCACCTGCCTGGCCGGGGCAGCGACGCTGCTCGCCGCGGTCCGCGCGAGCTGGTCGGGCACGCTGCTGGTGGTCTTCCAGCCGGCCGAGGAGCTGGCGACGGGTGCCAGGGCGATGATCGACGACGGGCTCTTCGAACGTTTCCCGCGCCCGGACATCGTCCTCGGCCAGCATGTCGGGCCGCTGCCGGCCGGAATGATCGGGCACCGCGAGGGCGCGGTGATGGCGGGCGCCGACGCCGCCTCGGTGGAGCTGTACGGCCGCGGGGGCCACGGTTCACGGCCCGAGGCGACGGTCGACCCGGTGCTGATGGCCGCCTCGGTCGTGGTGCGGCTCCAGGGTGTGGTCGCCCGTGAGGTGCCGCCGCAGGAGACCGCCGTGCTCACCGTGGGCCGCCTCCAGGCCGGCACCGTCAGCAATGTCATCCCGGAGACCGCCCAGCTGGGCATAAGCCTGCGCTCCTACACCCCCGAGGTCCGTCAACTGCTGCGGACCGCGGTGGAACGGATAGTGACCGCGGAGGCCACCGCGAGCGGGTCGCCCAAACCGCCGGTGATCGACTGGCTGCCGGCGGCTCCGGTACTGGTCAGTGACCCGGAGCAGACCCGGGCGGTGGTCGCCGACCTGGCCGCGCACTTCGGGCAGGACAAGATGCTCCCGCTGCCGCAGATCGCCGCCAGCGAGGACGTCGGCCACCTGGGCGAGGCGGCGGGGGTGCCCACCGTGTTCTGGTTCTGGGGCGGGCCCGACGCCGAGACGGTGGTCACCGCCTTCCTGGAAGGCCGGTTCGACGAACTTCCCTCGAACCATTCCGCGCGATTCGCGCCGGTCGCCGAGCCCACCATCACCACCGGGGTCGAAGCGCTGGCAGTGGCCGCGCTCGGCCGGTTCGGTCGCTGAGGGCCTCAAAGAGGTAACGGAAGGTCAAGTCCGAACAGGCGCGTTACGGCGACAGCCCTAGCCTGGAAGGAACGGGGGAAGGAGAGGTCACCGTGCTGAGACGAGTCCCGGACGGCCCGCGCCCCCCGAGCCGGGTGAAGGCGCTCTTCACCACGCCCGGGGCACCCGGGCCGGACGGCCGGCAGCCGATACCGCTGCCGCTGACCGTGCTGCCGTACGCGGTGATGGCACTGGTCGCGGTGGTCGACGGGGTGGTGGGGGCGAGCGTCGGCCTGCTGCCGCTGGTGTCGCTGGGCCCGGCCTTCGCCGGTCTGGTCGGGACCTGGGTACGTACCGCGGTCATCGGGGCCCTGGCGGTCGCGGTGGTGTGCGCGCTCGGTGTGGTGGACGGGCTCTTCTCCGAACGGCGCGGTTTCGCCGCGATCGGCGCCGTGGTCGGTGTGACGGTGGCCGGGGTGATCGCCGCGGTCACCCGGCAGCGGCGTGAGGCGGAGCTGGCGAACGTACGGTCGATCGCCGAGGTGGCCCAGCGGGTGCTGCTGCGGCCGGTACCGCGCAGCGCCGGGCATCTGCGGGCGGCCGTGTCGTACACCTCGGCGGTCGCGGAGGCCAGGATCGGCGGTGACCTCTACGAGGTGGTGGCCTCGCCCGCCGGGGTCCGGGTGATCATCGGCGATGTGCAGGGGAAGGGCCTGGAGGCGGTCGAGACGGCCGCGGTGGTGCTGGGCGCCTTCCGGGAAGCCGCGTACGACGAGAAGACGCTGGAGGGCGTCGGCGAGCGGGTGCAGCGGGCCGCGGACCGTACCGTCAGCGGGGAGAAGTTCGTGACCGCGCTGATGGCCGAGATCAGCCCGGAGAACGGGACGACGCTGCTGAACTTCGGGCATCCGCCGCCGATGGTGGTCTCCCC
Protein-coding regions in this window:
- a CDS encoding amidohydrolase produces the protein MSLPPDAWPPGLLDRLHALYEDLHRHPELSGHEHRTAGKAARALADAGYEVTEGVGGTGVVGVLANGAGPVVMLRADMDALPVAEETGLPYASQVYADGPDGGPVPVAHACGHDMHVTCLAGAATLLAAVRASWSGTLLVVFQPAEELATGARAMIDDGLFERFPRPDIVLGQHVGPLPAGMIGHREGAVMAGADAASVELYGRGGHGSRPEATVDPVLMAASVVVRLQGVVAREVPPQETAVLTVGRLQAGTVSNVIPETAQLGISLRSYTPEVRQLLRTAVERIVTAEATASGSPKPPVIDWLPAAPVLVSDPEQTRAVVADLAAHFGQDKMLPLPQIAASEDVGHLGEAAGVPTVFWFWGGPDAETVVTAFLEGRFDELPSNHSARFAPVAEPTITTGVEALAVAALGRFGR
- a CDS encoding PP2C family protein-serine/threonine phosphatase; the encoded protein is MALVAVVDGVVGASVGLLPLVSLGPAFAGLVGTWVRTAVIGALAVAVVCALGVVDGLFSERRGFAAIGAVVGVTVAGVIAAVTRQRREAELANVRSIAEVAQRVLLRPVPRSAGHLRAAVSYTSAVAEARIGGDLYEVVASPAGVRVIIGDVQGKGLEAVETAAVVLGAFREAAYDEKTLEGVGERVQRAADRTVSGEKFVTALMAEISPENGTTLLNFGHPPPMVVSPDGSVVFPEPPAYALPLGLGIPRSEPPVPFEVSFQPGDQLLLYTDGVTEARDPAGTFYPLGQRAWLLSEADPQSALEALRADLILHTRGPLHDDAAMLLLRYREPAEPAEGGAHRADADDTDITSDAPDASGPAAAEDPRDDGPRQTTP